Within bacterium, the genomic segment GGCGCTCCGGCACAAATATTATTTGACTATCTCTATATTTTTTCGTAAATTTTCAACTGCCGGGAGGGATAGACCTAACAGGCAAGGCAGCGGTCTTGAAAACCGCCGGGCGCAAGCCCTTGGGGGTTCGAATCCCCCTCCCTCCGCTTGCGTTGGTCCGGTCCCGGCGGACACATATTTCCGGAGAGGTGCCGGAGTGGCTGAACGGGGCGGCCTGCTAAGCCGTTGTAGGGGGTAACCCCTACCCAGGGTTCGAATCCCTGCCTCTCCGCAGTTAAAATGGCGAATCCCGCCATTTTTTTATAGTAGTGTACCCTAAATCGAAGAGGCAACGCGGTGTCTCAGGTTCGAGTTCGATTCGCTCCCAGTCCCACCGGCTTTGTGCACATCGGCGGCTTGCGTACCGCACTCTATAACTATCTCTTCGCGCGTCAGCAGGGTGGCGCCTTTATTCTGCGCATTGAGGATACCGACCGCGAACGGTTTGTCGAGGGGGCGACGGAGAATCTGATCAGCGTGCTCGAATGGGCCGGCCTGATCCCCGATGAGGGCCCGAAATGTGGTGGGGCTTTTGGTCCTTATTTCCAGTCCGAGCGGACGGAAATCTACCGCCACTATGCCTTTGAGCTCCTCGAAAAGGGGCAAGCCTACTATGCGTTCGATTCGGCCGCGGACATTGAGGCCATGCGCCAGCGTGCCAAAGTGCAGGGCAATCCCTTCGCCCGATATAATGCGCTCACGCGTTTGCAGATGCGGAACAGCCTGAGCCTGTCCGCGGCTGAGGTGGCGGAAGCCCTTCGCGCCGGCACCCCCTATACCATCCGCCTGCTGGTCCCTGCAGAGCGCAAGTTCGCGGTGGATGACGCGATCCGCGGCCATGTGGTTTTCGATAGCAAGGAGGTCGACGACCAGGTGCTGCTCAAATCCGACGGCTATCCGACCTATCATCTCGCCAACGTGGTCGATGATCACTTGATGGCGATCACCCACGTGATTCGCGGGGAGGAGTGGCTTAGCTCGGTGCCCAAGCATTTGCTCCTCTATGAGTATTTCGGCTGGCAGCCCCCGAGAATGGCCCACCTGCCGCTCATCTCCAATCCGGACGGCAGCAAGATGAGCAAGCGGGATATCCAATCGCTCGATGCCCTGCCTGCAGGCAAGGTCGATCCTGATGTGGCCTCCTACATCCAAAAAGGGTATGAGAAAGCGGCGCTGCTTAATTATATCGCCCTGTTGGGATGGAATCCCGGCGAAGGGGACGAGCGCCAGGTCTTCAGTCTCGACGAGCTGGTGCACGAGTTCTCGCTCGAGCGGATCAACAAGGCCGCGGCGATCTTTGATTTGAAAAAGCTCAACTGGATCAACAAGGAGCATATCATGCGGCGCACGCCGGCCGCGATCGCGGCGGAAGTTGCTGCGCTCGAGGCGGCAGAGGAGTACCGTCCCGTCGATCCGGCCTACCTGTTGCAGGTCGTCGGACTGATGCGCGACCGCCTCCATTTTATTGGGGATTTCTGGAAGCTCTCGGGTTATTTCTTCCGTGATCCAGAGACCTATGAACCCGAAGCCCTGAAAAAGCGCTGGAACAGCGACACGGCCGCGCTGCTCACCGAATTCGGCAGCACCTTTGCAGAGGCCTCCATCATGGATGCAGCGGCCTATGAGCAGGCGCTGCGCATGGTGGCGGAGCGTCACGGACTGAGCGGCAGCGCTTTGATCCATCCGGTCCGGCTGGCCGTCACCGGCGTCAGCGTAGGGCCGGGGCTCTTCGAACTGCTAGCAATCCTGGGGCCGAGTACCGTACTGCGCCGGCTTAACCGGGCTGTGGCCGTCATCCCCGGATTGCTGGAAACGGTTTCATCTCTAACCAAAACGGAACGAGCGAAATGTCCATGAACAAAGAAAGGGGTGAGACGCCGGTCGCGACCGCGCCGCCCAATTTTATCCGTGCCATCATACGGGAAGATCTCAAGACCGGAAAATATCAGGGGCGGGTGCACACTCGTTTCCCGCCCGAGCCCAATGGCTATCTCCACATTGGCCACGCCAAGTCGATCTGCCTTAATTTCGGCTTGGCCCGGGAATTCGGCGGCAAGACCAACCTGCGGTATGACGATACCAATCCCGCTAAAGAGGATGTCGAATACGTCGAGTCGATCGAAGAGGACGTCCGCTGGTTGGGTTTTGACTGGGAGGGACGGAAATACTATGCCTCCGATTATTTCGAGCCGCTCTATGACTATGCCGTGCAATTGATCAAGCTCGGCAAAGCGTATGTCTGCGATCTGAGTCCAGACGAGATTCGGGCCTATCGCGGCACCTTGACCGAACCGGGAAAGAACAGCCCCTTTCGCGACCGCAGCGTCGCAGAAAATCTCGATCTCTTCCAGCGCATGCGCAATGGTGAGTTCGCAGAAGGCAGCCGCGTCTTGCGCGCCAAAATCGACATGGCCTCACCCAATCTCAACATGCGCGATCCGGCGATCTATAGGATTA encodes:
- the gltX gene encoding glutamate--tRNA ligase, whose product is MSQVRVRFAPSPTGFVHIGGLRTALYNYLFARQQGGAFILRIEDTDRERFVEGATENLISVLEWAGLIPDEGPKCGGAFGPYFQSERTEIYRHYAFELLEKGQAYYAFDSAADIEAMRQRAKVQGNPFARYNALTRLQMRNSLSLSAAEVAEALRAGTPYTIRLLVPAERKFAVDDAIRGHVVFDSKEVDDQVLLKSDGYPTYHLANVVDDHLMAITHVIRGEEWLSSVPKHLLLYEYFGWQPPRMAHLPLISNPDGSKMSKRDIQSLDALPAGKVDPDVASYIQKGYEKAALLNYIALLGWNPGEGDERQVFSLDELVHEFSLERINKAAAIFDLKKLNWINKEHIMRRTPAAIAAEVAALEAAEEYRPVDPAYLLQVVGLMRDRLHFIGDFWKLSGYFFRDPETYEPEALKKRWNSDTAALLTEFGSTFAEASIMDAAAYEQALRMVAERHGLSGSALIHPVRLAVTGVSVGPGLFELLAILGPSTVLRRLNRAVAVIPGLLETVSSLTKTERAKCP